The Thiorhodovibrio frisius genome segment CCTTGCCGGGCATTGCCGGCATCGTGCTGACCGTGGGTATGGCGGTGGATGCGAACGTGCTTATTTTTGAGCGCATTCGGGAGGAGATTCGCAATGGCAGCTCCCCCCAGGCCAGCATTCATGCGGGCTATAATAAAGCCCTGTCGACCATTGTCGATGCCAATGTGACAACGCTGATTGCCGCCGTGGTGCTCTTTAGCTTTGGTACCGGGCCGATCAAAGGCTTTGCGGTGACGCTGTTCATTGGCATTGTTACTTCCATGTTTACGGCCATTCTGGGCTCGCGCGCGCTGATCAACCTGATCTACGGCGGGCGGCGGGTAAAGACGCTGGCTATTTAACTCCCAGCGTACATGAACCTTCGGCTTGTTTTGGACCGGGCAGCGGTCACGGGGGACGTCGTAAACCCTTCCATGGGGACTTCCCGGCGGCATCCCTGATCCGACTAAGGGCCGCCGAGACCCCCGTGACCGCTGCCCGGCCCAAAACCAAAAACGTATTTGTTACAGCTAAACTTATTTCGAACGCGCACGGCGGAGAACAGCATGGCGCACACCCAACTGATCAAAGAACTCAATATCGATTTTGTCGGTAAGAACCGGATTGCGGTGATTGCATCCAGCGTGCTGATGGTGGTGTTTTTGTTGTCGATTCTGGTGCGCGGCTTTAATTTTGGCCTTGATTTCACGGGCGGTACCGTGATCGAAGTGGGCTACGAACAGCCGGCGGAGCTGGCGGCCGTCACCCAGGCATTGGTCGATGAGGGCTTTAGCGATGCCGTGGTGCAGTATTTCGGCTCGCGCCACGATGTGCTCATCCGTCTCGCGCCGCGCGATGATGAAGAGTCTAGCGCCGAGTTCAGTGACCAGGTGTTTCGCACGCTGAGTGCCCAGTCAGAGGGGGCGGTGGAGCTGCGTCGGGTGGAGTTCGTCGGCCCCCAGGTGGGTGAGGAATTGCGCGAGCAGGGTGGTCTGGCGGTGCTGTTTTCGCTCATTGGCATTCTTGTCTATGTGGCGCTGCGTTTTGAGTGGCGCTTTGCCGCCGGTGCCGTGGTGGCCATCATCCATGACGTGATTTTTACCATCGGGATTTTCTCGGTCTTTGCCATTCCTTTCGATCTCACCGTGCTGGCGGCTGTGCTGGCGGTGATCGGTTACTCGCTGAATGACACCATTGTTATTTTTGACCGCATCCGCGAGAACTTTCGCAAAATGCGCAAGGGGACAGTTGTCGAGATTACCAACCGCTCGATCAATCAGACCCTGTCGCGCACCATCGTGACCTCGGGCACCACACTGCTGGTGCTGCTGGCCTTGTATTTCCTTGGTGGGCCGGCCATCAGCGGCTTTTCGCTGGCGTTGATTATCGGCGTGGTAGCCGGTACCTATTCGACCATTTACGTGGCCAGCGCCATGGTGATTTGGCTCGGAGTCAGTCGCACCGACCTGATGCCCGTGGTGAAAGAAGGCGAGGTGCTCGATGATCGCCCCTGAGGGCGTTGCTTCCCTGCCCTGAAGCAGCAGATTCTTGTCCGGTGTAGCTGGGCCTATGAGCCTTAGCGGCGCGCGTCCTTGCGCACATCGCCGATGGTGCGAATCCAGTAACCCTGCGCAATCACCTCGGTTGGCAGGCTCGACAAGCCAGCCATGGTGCTCTCCATGTCCGGATAGCTTC includes the following:
- the secF gene encoding protein translocase subunit SecF codes for the protein MAHTQLIKELNIDFVGKNRIAVIASSVLMVVFLLSILVRGFNFGLDFTGGTVIEVGYEQPAELAAVTQALVDEGFSDAVVQYFGSRHDVLIRLAPRDDEESSAEFSDQVFRTLSAQSEGAVELRRVEFVGPQVGEELREQGGLAVLFSLIGILVYVALRFEWRFAAGAVVAIIHDVIFTIGIFSVFAIPFDLTVLAAVLAVIGYSLNDTIVIFDRIRENFRKMRKGTVVEITNRSINQTLSRTIVTSGTTLLVLLALYFLGGPAISGFSLALIIGVVAGTYSTIYVASAMVIWLGVSRTDLMPVVKEGEVLDDRP